The following proteins come from a genomic window of Candidozyma auris chromosome 4, complete sequence:
- a CDS encoding pseudouridine-5'-phosphate glycosidase family protein, with protein sequence MRLLNFSRKLSKSAIAISEEVLQTLAEKKKPVVSLESTIITHGFPFPANIEMAKKVEQAVRDSGAIPATCAFLKGKPVVGLTESQLEQMAASKAVNKVSRRDIGVTMAQGLDGGTTIAGTMILSHLAGIKVFATGGLGGVHKDGHITMDVSADLTELARTPVSVVCSGPKSILDIARTMEYLETQGVFVATLNDDERQRVEVPGFFCRESGVLSPYQFASWREAASIVHNQNNVMGLTSSNLFCVPPPKDVALSSDLMKRIIDDATAQAEAENISGKHLTPFLLSKVAEGSQGKSVECNKNFVINNAIAASHLAKELLELEKEGPRVSFIPSTNIRQEVSKGTEVAKDNVSKSYDSNSLDRAATSTANVPQGANTLIIGSIALDTISTLHKKPIMGDSNPGTSRSSVGGVGFNVSLAHKYAISGSKKSYRFISAVGSDLAGQSLLAEVEKVFGDASGIKVLDSSESAQYTAMLDPEGELLLACADMSIFERPEGMEFFKQQIIRAQPETLVIDCNLSPEVLNSILETAKKDLKQPPKLIIEPTSAVKSSRIAKVNTKNLGVFPNNTITMITPTVGELESIHSSFSQRELLDDYDEWFPALDSLGINSQFREKMAARANKNKNLKYLLEQGVIQQCLHLLPYVPNIAVKLGKRGVVLVKLSTDVERYKSIPTSSPFAPAFIITSEGQQFEDRRAGAVIEYFPIPTQNENIQVVNVTGAGDTFIGVLSSYASRNDWLDSEIKSIEQEWHMWESFYNAQVASGLSIQSHKAISPEIQKQISGLS encoded by the exons ATGAGGCTACTTAACTTCTCTCGGAAGCTTCTGAAGTCGGCAATTGCTATTTCCGAGGAAGTGCTACAGACTCTTgccgagaagaagaaaccagTGGTCTCTCTCGAGTCCACCATCATCACCCATGGGTTTCCGTTTCCCGCTAACATCGAGATGGCTAAAAAAGTGGAACAAGCCGTGAGAGACTCGGGCGCAATTCCTGCTACGTGTGCCTTCTTGAAGGGCAAACCAGTGGTAGGACTCACTGAGAGCCAATTGGAACAAATGGCGGCGCTGAAAGCTGTTAACAAGGtctcaagaagagacaTTGGTGTTACGATGGCTCAAGGTCTTGATGGAGGCACAACGATTGCAGGAACAATGATCTTGTCGCATTTGGCTGGAATCAAGGTTTTTGCTACTGGTGGGCTCGGCGGTGTTCACAAGGATGGACACATTACTATGGATGTTAGTGCTGACTTGACAGAACTCGCCAGAACCCCAGTGAGCGTGGTGTGCTCCGGGCCCAAGCTGATTCTTGACATTGCACGTACAATGGAGTACTTGGAAACTCAGGGAGTGTTTGTAGCTACCCTCAATGACGATGAAAGACAAAGAGTCGAAGTTCCTGGTTTCTTTTGCAGAGAGCTGGGGGTCTTATCGCCTTACCAATTTGCCTCATGGAGAGAGGCTGCCTCGATAGTGCATAACCAGAACAATGTCATGGGTCTTACGTCGTCGAACTTATTTTGTGTGCCACCTCCTAAAGATGTGGCACTCTCTAGtgatttgatgaagagaatcaTCGATGATGCTACCGCTCAAGCTGAAGCTGAAAATATCCTGGGCAAGCATTTAACGCCCTTTTTGCTTAGCAAGGTCGCCGAAGGTTCTCAAGGTAAATCAGTAGAGTGCAACAAGAATTTTGTGATCAATAACGCTATTGCAGCTAGTCACTTGGCGAAAgaactccttgagctcgAGAAGGAGGGTCCCAGA GTGAGTTTTATCCCGTCAACCAATATACGACAGGAAGTATCCAAGGGCACGGAAGTGGCCAAAGACAATGTGTCAAAAAGCTACGATTCTAATTCCTTGGATCGGGCTGCTACCTCTACAGCCAATGTGCCTCAAGGGGCAAACACCCTCATAATTGGCCTGATTGCTTTGGACACGATCAGCACTCTTCATAAGAAACCCATCATGGGAGACTCTAATCCTGGGACTCTGCGCTCATCGGTTGGAGGAGTTGGCTTCAACGTTTCATTGGCTCACAAATACGCAATACTGGGCTCTAAAAAATCCTACAGATTTATCTCTGCAGTTGGAAGCGATCTTGCAGGTCAATCACTTCTCGCCGAGGTTGAGAAAGTTTTTGGTGATGCTAGTGGTATTAAGGTTCTCGATTCTCTGGAGAGCGCTCAATACACCGCAATGCTTGACCCGGAAggagagcttcttttggcCTGTGCTGACATGAGTATTTTTGAACGTCCAGAGGGAAtggaatttttcaaacaaCAAATTATACGGGCTCAACCAGAAACGTTGGTAATCGATTGCAACCTCTCACCCGAAGTGTTGAATCTGATTTTGGAGACAGCGAAGAAGGATCTAAAACAGCCGCCGAAGCTTATTATCGAGCCTACCTCAGCAGTGAAGCTGAGCAGAATAGCAAAGGTTAACACAAAAAACTTGGGTGTCTTTCCCAATAACACCATCACTATGATCACCCCCACGGTCGGTGAGCTTGAAAGTATACACTCAAGCTTCAGTCAAAGAGAGTTGCTCGACGACTACGATGAATGGTTTCCTGCGTTAGACCTGCTTGGTATCAACTCTCAATTCAGAGAGAAGATGGCGGCACGAGCGAACAAGAATAAAAACCTCAAGTACCTCCTTGAACAAGGCGTCATCCAGCAATGTCTCCATTTATTACCGTATGTGCCCAATATTGCAGTCAAGCTTGGCAAAAGAGGAGTTGTCCTAGTCAAGTTGAGTACCGATGTAGAGAGGTACAAGTCAATTCCTACCTCATCCCCATTTGCACCAGCCTTTATCATCACTTCCGAAGGCCAGCAATTTGAAGACAGAAGAGCAGGAGCAGTAATAGAGTACTTTCCGATCCCAACACAGAACGAAAATATTCAGGTAGTGAATGTGACCGGTGCCGGCGACACTTTCATTGGGGTTCTCTCTTCATACGCATCAAGGAATGATTGGCTCGACTCTGAGATCAAAAGCATCGAGCAGGAATGGCATATGTGGGAGAGTTTTTACAACGCCCAGGTAGCCAGCGGCCTTAGCATCCAATCCCACAAGGCTATCAGCCCAGAAATACAAAAGCAAATCTCTGGCTTATCATGA
- the SRB1 gene encoding mannose-1-phosphate guanylyltransferase, with amino-acid sequence MKGLILVGGYGTRLRPLTLTLPKPLVEFGNRPMILHQIEALAAAGVTDIVLAVNYRPEVMVSTLKKYEAEYGVSITFSVEEEPLGTAGPLKLAEKVLKKDDSPFFVLNSDVICEYPFKELAEFHKAHGAAGTIVATKVDEPSKYGVIVHDRNTPNLIDRFVEKPVEFVGNRINAGLYILNPEVIDLIEMKPTSIEKETFPQLVEKKQLYSFDLEGYWMDVGQPKDFLSGTCLYLTSLSKRSPEKLCNEKWVHQGNVLVDPTAKIHPTALVGPNVVIGPNVVIGEGARIQRSVLLANSEVKDHAWVKSTIVGWNSRIGKWARTEGVTVLGDDVEVKNEIYVNGAKVLPHKSISNNVEHEAIIM; translated from the coding sequence ATGAAAGGCCTTATTCTTGTTGGCGGTTACGGAACCCGTTTGAGACCCTTGACCTTGACCTTGCCCAAGCCTTTGGTGGAGTTTGGCAACAGACCCATGATCTTGCACCAGATCGAGGCCTTGGCTGCCGCCGGTGTTACTGACATTGTGTTGGCCGTCAACTACAGACCCGAGGTGATGGTGTCaacattgaagaagtacgAGGCAGAATACGGCGTCAGCATCACCTTCTCTGTTGAGGAGGAGCCTTTGGGCACCGCTGGTCCTTTGAAACTCGCTGAAAAAGTCCTCAAGAAGGACGACTCGCCATTTTTCGTTTTGAACTCCGACGTCATCTGCGAGTACCCATTCAAGGAATTGGCTGAGTTCCACAAGGCTCACGGCGCTGCCGGTACCATTGTCGCTACCAAGGTGGACGAACCTTCGAAGTACGGTGTCATTGTCCACGACAGAAACACTCCTAACTTGATTGACCGTTTCGTCGAGAAGCCCGTGGAGTTTGTGGGTAACAGAATCAACGCTGGTTTGTACATTTTGAACCCGGAGGTGATTGACTTGATTGAGATGAAGCCCACTTCCATTGAAAAGGAAACCTTCCCACAGTTGgtcgagaagaagcagttgTACTCTTTCGACTTGGAGGGCTACTGGATGGACGTTGGTCAGCCAAAGGACTTTTTGTCTGGTACTTGTCTCTACTTGACCTCTTTGTCCAAGAGATCTCCAGAGAAGTTGTGCAACGAAAAGTGGGTCCACCAGGGCAATGTGCTCGTCGACCCTACTGCCAAGATCCACCCTACTGCTTTGGTGGGTCCTAACGTTGTCATTGGTCCTAACGTGGTCATTGGTGAGGGTGCCAGAATCCAGAGATCGGTGCTTTTGGCCAACTCCGAGGTGAAGGACCACGCATGGGTCAAGTCCACCATTGTGGGCTGGAACTCCAGAATCGGTAAGTGGGCTAGAACTGAGGGTGTCACTGTTTTGGGTGACGATGTCGAGGTGAAGAACGAGATCTACGTGAACGGTGCCAAGGTGTTGCCCCACAAGTCTATCTCCAACAACGTGGAGCACGAGGCTATCATTATGTAA